Proteins encoded within one genomic window of Brachybacterium avium:
- a CDS encoding carbohydrate ABC transporter permease, translating to MTTTLPTRSRAPLAPRKKPARTKVYPVVRGILIVLVILVFVLPLAWMVMASFKTNVDINDTSKSFIFDPVLSNYTNVFGNANYGQFVFNSFWVALWATGLSLLLGVPAAFAMSRFNMQKSALTVLLARIIPGISLLVPWYYVFANLGLVGGYGVLILSHMFVLIPISVYIMMSFFDSMPLELEEAALVDGLTPIGAFLRILLPLSVPGIATAGILSFIFSWNNFMFALVLSGANTKTLPVAVFDFVSYASIDWGAIMAATVVMTLPIVVIAVIGQKYIVSGLTAGATKG from the coding sequence ATGACCACCACCCTGCCCACCCGGTCTCGCGCCCCGCTGGCGCCGCGGAAGAAGCCGGCGCGCACCAAGGTCTACCCCGTCGTGCGCGGCATCCTGATCGTCCTGGTCATCCTGGTCTTCGTGCTGCCGCTGGCCTGGATGGTGATGGCCTCGTTCAAGACGAACGTCGACATCAACGACACCTCCAAGAGCTTCATCTTCGACCCGGTGCTGTCGAACTACACGAACGTCTTCGGCAACGCGAACTACGGACAGTTCGTGTTCAACAGCTTCTGGGTGGCGCTGTGGGCCACGGGGCTGTCCCTGCTGCTCGGCGTTCCAGCGGCATTCGCGATGAGCCGCTTCAACATGCAGAAGTCCGCCCTGACGGTGCTGCTGGCCCGCATCATCCCCGGCATCAGCCTGCTCGTGCCCTGGTACTACGTGTTCGCGAACCTGGGCCTGGTAGGCGGCTACGGGGTGCTGATCCTGTCGCACATGTTCGTCCTCATCCCGATCAGCGTGTACATCATGATGTCGTTCTTCGACTCGATGCCGCTCGAGCTGGAGGAGGCCGCACTGGTGGACGGGCTCACCCCGATCGGGGCGTTCCTGCGCATCCTGCTGCCGCTGTCGGTCCCGGGGATCGCAACGGCGGGAATCCTGTCGTTCATCTTCTCCTGGAACAACTTCATGTTCGCCCTGGTGCTCTCCGGCGCGAACACCAAGACGCTGCCGGTGGCCGTTTTCGACTTCGTTTCCTACGCGAGCATCGACTGGGGCGCGATCATGGCGGCGACCGTCGTGATGACCCTCCCGATCGTGGTGATCGCCGTGATCGGCCAGAAGTACATCGTCTCCGGGCTCACCGCCGGCGCGACGAAAGGGTGA
- a CDS encoding carbohydrate ABC transporter permease — MATTVQGAPGTRERFSQWLNAHRKWLFAAPAMIFTALLIAFPIGWTLYLSLTDAKGSVRSPKGFVGIENYLSILSDLNRFWPAVLRTGAFTAGALALELALGMMIALLLWRPFRGQRWARTAILLPFVATPVAVAMMWRLIFEPNIGFANRFLSWFGIPAQPWLSDPTTTLPTLVLVDVWEFTPMVALILLAGLTTISEDVEEAARIDGANAWQRFWSITLPLLKPVVLVAVLLRAIDALKTFDLLYVTKGQGGGSFHEAETLNIFVYDRTFKYNDYGLASAALIIFFLLILVIMWFLTFRRRGAKL; from the coding sequence ATGGCCACAACTGTCCAGGGCGCTCCCGGCACACGGGAGCGCTTCTCCCAATGGCTCAACGCCCACCGGAAATGGCTCTTCGCCGCTCCGGCGATGATCTTCACCGCACTGCTGATCGCCTTCCCGATCGGTTGGACCCTCTATCTGAGCCTCACCGACGCCAAGGGGTCCGTCCGCAGTCCCAAGGGCTTCGTCGGGATCGAGAACTATCTCAGCATCCTCAGTGATCTCAACCGGTTCTGGCCGGCGGTGCTGCGCACCGGGGCCTTCACCGCCGGGGCGCTCGCGCTCGAGCTCGCCCTCGGCATGATGATCGCGCTGCTGCTGTGGCGACCGTTCCGCGGCCAGCGATGGGCGCGGACGGCCATCCTGCTGCCCTTCGTCGCCACGCCGGTCGCTGTCGCCATGATGTGGCGGCTGATCTTCGAGCCGAACATCGGCTTCGCCAATCGATTCCTGAGCTGGTTCGGGATCCCTGCCCAGCCCTGGCTCTCGGATCCGACCACGACCCTGCCCACGCTGGTCCTCGTCGACGTCTGGGAATTCACACCGATGGTCGCCCTGATCCTGCTGGCCGGGCTGACCACCATCTCGGAGGATGTCGAGGAGGCCGCCCGGATCGATGGGGCGAACGCCTGGCAGCGCTTCTGGTCGATCACCCTGCCCCTGCTGAAGCCCGTCGTGCTGGTGGCGGTGCTGCTGCGAGCGATCGACGCTCTGAAGACCTTCGACCTGCTGTACGTGACCAAGGGGCAGGGCGGCGGTTCCTTCCACGAGGCCGAGACGTTGAACATCTTCGTCTACGACCGCACCTTCAAATACAACGACTACGGACTCGCCTCCGCAGCGCTGATCATCTTCTTCCTGCTGATCCTGGTGATCATGTGGTTCCTGACGTTCCGTCGGAGAGGGGCGAAGCTATGA
- a CDS encoding nuclease-related domain-containing protein: MTSTHPTAVRAPGLAKARARIGTGLFLYTLLIAVLWVMPKGDLPPVWLICLLPALVFVLLTWKMVGKGATHASRMGRVIGFGAILAVLWVAGSMLLSSGGVERWFLYVPWWVMHALWPLVMAVGITARFTLRKLVPGAARRDSERLHHHREELRREEARRAEQDSIEKARLQEIEYDRKMRRETNSQLQPTAPGRLTGLEPSALAAVEVPTLPDLFGTPGAGLSGSGFGADQITKGQDGELNFARALQHTDQLSRFATFWSVHMPDETVGASTTYSSDIDCVVVTGSSIFLLDMKNYTQGDVTWIQEDDSLRLIDNPTGGYIGKARSMSRNMELAADRVQKKFRALGVGHQVKARVVFMPTDNGIGTIDSEVSWPGEIRAENLDETLAELSAEPAFEPTAADSEHIVRVFRWLVKDETGSAPRLGEAWKNAPGMRRPRPGNGVPAAAPSMAPAAPSADAVAPAPQATAQSTSPEHATAVAAAPARTCEECGASFGSEWTFCWECGRA, from the coding sequence ATGACCAGCACTCATCCGACAGCTGTTCGGGCACCCGGTCTGGCGAAGGCCCGTGCTCGCATCGGGACTGGACTGTTCCTGTACACGCTGCTGATCGCCGTGCTGTGGGTGATGCCGAAGGGCGACCTGCCTCCGGTGTGGCTGATCTGCCTCCTCCCGGCCCTGGTCTTCGTACTGCTGACCTGGAAGATGGTCGGGAAGGGCGCGACGCATGCTTCCCGGATGGGACGTGTCATCGGCTTCGGCGCCATCTTGGCTGTCCTCTGGGTGGCCGGCTCGATGCTGCTGAGCTCCGGCGGCGTCGAACGGTGGTTCCTCTACGTCCCCTGGTGGGTCATGCATGCCCTGTGGCCCTTGGTCATGGCGGTGGGGATCACTGCACGGTTCACCCTGCGCAAGCTCGTCCCGGGAGCTGCTCGGCGTGATTCGGAGAGGCTGCACCACCATAGGGAGGAGCTCCGCCGCGAGGAGGCCCGCCGGGCGGAGCAGGACTCCATCGAGAAGGCCCGTCTGCAGGAGATCGAGTACGACCGCAAGATGCGGCGAGAGACCAACAGTCAGCTGCAGCCCACCGCCCCCGGTCGCCTCACGGGCCTGGAGCCCTCGGCGCTCGCCGCCGTCGAGGTCCCCACGCTTCCCGATCTGTTCGGGACCCCCGGGGCCGGTCTCAGCGGTTCCGGATTCGGTGCCGACCAGATCACGAAGGGGCAGGATGGTGAGCTGAACTTCGCACGCGCACTGCAGCACACCGACCAGCTCAGCCGCTTCGCGACATTCTGGTCCGTCCACATGCCCGACGAGACCGTCGGGGCGAGCACCACGTACAGCTCCGACATCGACTGCGTCGTCGTCACCGGCAGCTCGATCTTCCTGCTGGACATGAAGAACTACACGCAGGGCGACGTCACCTGGATCCAGGAGGACGACTCCCTGCGCCTGATCGACAACCCCACCGGGGGATACATCGGGAAGGCCCGTTCGATGAGCCGGAACATGGAGCTCGCTGCCGATCGCGTCCAGAAGAAGTTCCGCGCACTCGGAGTGGGCCACCAGGTCAAGGCGCGGGTCGTCTTCATGCCGACGGACAACGGGATCGGCACCATCGATTCCGAGGTGAGCTGGCCGGGAGAGATCCGGGCGGAGAACCTCGACGAGACCCTCGCCGAGCTCTCTGCCGAGCCGGCCTTCGAACCGACCGCGGCCGACAGCGAGCACATCGTGCGCGTCTTCCGCTGGCTGGTGAAGGACGAGACAGGTTCTGCCCCGCGCCTCGGAGAGGCATGGAAGAACGCCCCCGGGATGCGCCGTCCCCGCCCCGGGAACGGTGTTCCCGCCGCAGCCCCCTCCATGGCACCCGCAGCCCCATCTGCAGATGCGGTGGCACCGGCACCGCAGGCCACCGCGCAGAGCACCTCACCGGAGCATGCGACCGCTGTCGCTGCCGCGCCGGCCCGTACCTGCGAGGAATGCGGCGCATCGTTCGGCTCGGAGTGGACCTTCTGCTGGGAGTGCGGTCGCGCGTGA
- a CDS encoding heavy metal translocating P-type ATPase encodes MSDECCGPVKTAPPPVPEPTDSCCDAAAPAAPGEALELEDRTPWWRDRSLALPLAAGALWVAGLLLAWAGLDLAGLVVHALALAAGAWTFVPGTLTRLVQGRGLTRLGVGLLMTLAALGAVLLGHVGEAAALAFLFSLAEALEDRSMDRAKQGLRSLLALIPETARISRPTGPEIVPAAELRTGDLLLIGAGDQVATDGVIVEGRSWLDTSAITGESIPVEVGPGDEVHAGSLNGAGSLSLRATADGRVNSLTQIVRLVDQAHAAKGERARLADRIARPLVPVVLVVSALVALVGLVTGEPATWIERALVVLVAASPCAMAIAVPVTVISSIGAASRYGVVIKSGAAFEQLGTIRTVALDKTGTLTRNEPQVVEVATAEGRRREEILALAAALESSSSHPLAGAVLVAADATGEGAAQAAEVQESPGRGVTGQVAGRAIRVGSPRWIDPGALTTRTEEMAARGMSLVVVEEDGRVIGALGVRDELRPEAAETVAALHAQGIRTVMLTGDHALTARAIAEEAGIDEVHAEQLPADKAAHVRRLAAQAPTAMVGDGINDAPALASATVGIAIGVTGTAAAVESADVVFTGTELQQLPGALAHARRGRRIMTGNIALALAIIVVLFPLALLGVLGLAAVVLLHEAAEVVVIANGMRAARAGGGERGRREAGARSGDAQRSEVPVG; translated from the coding sequence ATGAGCGACGAGTGCTGCGGCCCGGTGAAGACGGCCCCGCCGCCCGTCCCGGAGCCCACGGATTCCTGCTGCGACGCCGCTGCCCCTGCCGCCCCCGGCGAGGCGCTCGAGCTCGAGGACCGCACGCCCTGGTGGCGGGACCGCTCCCTGGCGCTGCCCCTCGCCGCCGGTGCGCTGTGGGTGGCCGGCCTGCTGCTGGCCTGGGCCGGCCTGGACCTCGCCGGGCTCGTCGTGCACGCCCTGGCGCTCGCCGCCGGTGCCTGGACCTTCGTGCCCGGCACCCTGACCCGCCTGGTGCAGGGCCGTGGCCTCACCCGGCTCGGTGTCGGGCTGCTGATGACCCTCGCAGCGCTGGGCGCGGTGCTGCTGGGTCACGTCGGGGAGGCGGCGGCCCTCGCCTTCCTGTTCTCCCTCGCCGAAGCGCTCGAGGACCGTTCGATGGACCGCGCGAAACAGGGGCTGCGCTCCCTGCTCGCGCTGATCCCCGAGACCGCCCGCATCTCCCGTCCCACCGGCCCCGAGATCGTCCCCGCCGCCGAGCTCCGCACCGGGGATCTGCTGCTGATCGGCGCCGGCGATCAGGTCGCCACCGACGGCGTGATCGTCGAAGGCCGCTCCTGGCTCGACACCTCGGCGATTACCGGCGAGTCGATCCCGGTCGAGGTGGGGCCGGGCGACGAGGTGCACGCCGGCTCCCTGAACGGCGCCGGCTCGCTGTCCCTGCGCGCCACCGCCGACGGCCGCGTTAACTCTCTGACCCAGATCGTGCGCCTGGTCGACCAGGCGCACGCCGCCAAGGGGGAGCGGGCGCGGCTCGCCGACCGGATCGCCCGGCCGCTGGTGCCCGTCGTGCTGGTGGTCTCGGCGCTGGTCGCGCTCGTCGGCCTGGTCACCGGTGAGCCCGCCACCTGGATCGAGCGGGCGCTGGTGGTGCTGGTCGCCGCCTCGCCCTGCGCGATGGCGATCGCAGTGCCGGTCACGGTGATCTCCTCGATCGGCGCGGCCAGCAGATACGGGGTGGTGATCAAGTCCGGGGCCGCCTTCGAGCAGCTCGGCACGATCCGGACCGTCGCCCTGGACAAGACCGGCACCCTCACCCGCAACGAGCCGCAGGTGGTGGAGGTCGCGACCGCCGAGGGCCGTCGCCGCGAGGAGATCCTCGCGCTCGCCGCCGCCCTGGAATCCAGCAGCTCCCACCCGCTGGCCGGTGCCGTCCTCGTCGCGGCCGACGCCACCGGGGAGGGTGCTGCGCAGGCCGCGGAGGTCCAGGAATCCCCGGGCCGCGGCGTCACCGGCCAGGTCGCCGGACGCGCGATCCGGGTGGGCAGTCCGCGCTGGATCGACCCGGGCGCGCTCACCACCCGCACCGAGGAGATGGCCGCCCGCGGGATGAGCCTCGTCGTCGTCGAGGAGGACGGCCGCGTGATCGGCGCGCTCGGGGTGCGCGATGAGCTGCGCCCCGAAGCGGCCGAGACGGTCGCCGCCCTGCATGCCCAGGGGATCCGCACCGTGATGCTCACCGGCGACCACGCCCTCACCGCCCGCGCGATCGCCGAGGAGGCAGGGATCGACGAGGTCCACGCCGAGCAGCTGCCGGCCGACAAGGCCGCCCACGTCCGCCGGCTCGCCGCCCAGGCGCCGACGGCGATGGTCGGCGACGGGATCAACGACGCCCCGGCCCTCGCCTCGGCGACCGTGGGGATCGCGATCGGTGTCACCGGCACGGCCGCCGCCGTGGAATCGGCCGATGTCGTCTTCACCGGCACCGAGCTGCAGCAGCTCCCCGGTGCGCTCGCCCACGCCCGCCGCGGCCGCCGGATCATGACCGGGAACATCGCCCTCGCGCTTGCGATCATCGTGGTGCTCTTCCCCCTGGCACTCCTCGGGGTGCTGGGCCTGGCCGCCGTGGTGCTGCTCCACGAGGCGGCCGAGGTGGTCGTCATCGCCAACGGCATGCGTGCGGCACGGGCCGGGGGCGGGGAGCGTGGCCGGCGTGAGGCCGGCGCCCGATCCGGGGACGCACAGCGGAGCGAGGTGCCCGTCGGGTAA
- a CDS encoding AAA family ATPase — MTPQQARQQARRETGPGPRVDFFGVSDPWEVPEGWLEEYQRRMWGLARHPAAFAFLRNVTLREDVVPFIQSTVLLLHKLGGLTIVDAENFSQHWLAPFRSPDDDGVIEGVYSATWPTEHSPLTSAITCSDGLSSASLRARALADALEQVPFIAPLQRRLSATIAVLRRVHTDDTLREALDAAEDTDDLDRVLRDAVTADEAIAFPDLQGPETVLRSAHAELQRLGELAPDAPDPEDLLMLAAFFNTDDEQSALTAEVIDLVGETVQARLQADEAPADAEEVRDRVTRFVDSLLADGRTGELRRWVGASFRWQVRALGAPEGSFPMVPDLDQVRSALAGGTYGDAADARPETGDPHDELARLIGLSSVKQQVEALVAELRWTERRRAAGVRVGSPTRHALFLGGPGTAKTTVARLISRIYRDLGVLESGHLVEVSRDDLVAEHIGGTAQLVKAKVEEAFGGVLFIDEAYSLTPKDSGNDFGKEAVATLLKLMEDHRDRFVVIAAGYRKEMNDFLRANSGLASRFPLTIDFPDYSDSELLQILAASADDMGMVVSEDFVARFAEMIPSPRPEGFGNGRWVRNLLEASLGHQAVRINPETASDEEIRTLIAEDLPRKQRRGPAEHQQGDRDPVAELEELTGLEPVKHRVRMLSAELKAGELRRRAGLQVQEPSRHLVFVGNPGTAKTTVARILARIYQSAGILDHGHLVEVSRADLVGQYVGHTAPRTMDKVHEALGGVLFIDEAYTLAQGSSGGADFGKEAIDTLLKLMEDHRQDLVVIVAGYSHLMAEFLDSNPGLASRFPTTLDFPDYDDDQLVEIFRSIAIGAGLELAEGTEDAVRALMPTPRPNGFGNGRAVRNAFEAALSRQALRVVELPEATTEEIRILRPEDIGS; from the coding sequence ATGACCCCTCAGCAAGCGAGACAGCAGGCACGTAGAGAAACCGGTCCCGGGCCGCGGGTCGACTTCTTCGGGGTCTCCGACCCCTGGGAGGTCCCGGAGGGATGGCTCGAGGAGTACCAGCGCCGCATGTGGGGCCTCGCCCGGCATCCTGCGGCATTCGCCTTCCTCCGCAACGTGACTCTGCGCGAGGACGTGGTCCCCTTCATCCAGAGCACCGTGTTGCTGCTGCACAAGCTCGGTGGGCTGACGATCGTCGACGCCGAGAACTTCTCGCAGCACTGGCTCGCACCGTTCCGCTCCCCGGACGACGACGGAGTCATCGAGGGGGTCTACTCGGCGACGTGGCCCACGGAGCACTCCCCGCTCACATCCGCGATCACCTGCTCCGACGGTCTCTCCTCGGCATCGTTGCGCGCCCGGGCACTCGCCGACGCTCTGGAGCAGGTGCCCTTCATCGCCCCGCTGCAGAGACGGCTCTCCGCGACGATCGCGGTGCTGCGCCGAGTCCACACCGATGACACCCTGCGCGAGGCCCTCGACGCCGCGGAGGACACCGATGATCTCGATCGCGTGCTGCGTGATGCGGTCACCGCCGATGAGGCCATCGCTTTCCCCGATCTTCAGGGGCCCGAAACGGTTCTGCGCAGCGCGCACGCCGAGCTCCAGCGCCTCGGAGAGCTCGCCCCGGACGCACCGGATCCGGAAGACCTGCTGATGCTGGCCGCCTTCTTCAACACCGACGATGAGCAGTCCGCGCTCACCGCCGAGGTGATCGACCTCGTCGGAGAGACCGTGCAGGCCCGGCTGCAGGCCGACGAGGCGCCCGCCGATGCGGAGGAGGTCCGTGATCGGGTCACGCGTTTCGTGGATTCCCTGCTCGCCGACGGCCGGACCGGTGAGCTGCGCCGGTGGGTCGGGGCGTCCTTCCGGTGGCAGGTACGTGCCCTGGGGGCGCCCGAAGGCAGCTTCCCGATGGTCCCCGACCTCGATCAGGTGCGATCCGCCCTGGCCGGAGGAACGTACGGCGATGCGGCCGACGCGCGCCCGGAGACCGGCGATCCCCACGACGAGCTCGCCCGACTGATCGGCCTCTCCTCTGTGAAGCAGCAGGTCGAGGCACTGGTCGCCGAGCTCCGCTGGACCGAGCGGCGGCGCGCCGCCGGTGTGCGCGTGGGCAGCCCCACCCGCCACGCCCTGTTCCTCGGAGGCCCCGGCACCGCCAAGACGACTGTCGCGCGCCTGATCTCCCGCATCTATCGCGACCTCGGAGTGCTCGAGTCCGGCCATCTGGTGGAGGTCTCCCGCGATGACCTGGTGGCCGAGCACATCGGCGGCACCGCCCAACTCGTGAAGGCGAAGGTCGAGGAGGCCTTCGGAGGCGTGCTGTTCATCGACGAGGCGTACTCCCTGACGCCGAAGGACTCCGGCAACGATTTCGGCAAGGAAGCGGTCGCGACCCTCCTGAAGCTCATGGAGGACCACCGTGATCGCTTCGTCGTGATCGCTGCCGGGTATCGCAAGGAGATGAACGACTTCCTGCGGGCGAACAGCGGCCTGGCCTCCCGGTTCCCGCTCACCATCGACTTCCCGGACTACTCGGATTCCGAGCTGCTGCAGATCCTTGCTGCATCCGCTGACGACATGGGCATGGTCGTCTCCGAGGACTTCGTCGCTCGATTCGCAGAGATGATCCCTTCGCCCCGACCAGAGGGATTCGGCAACGGGCGGTGGGTCCGCAACCTGCTGGAGGCGTCCCTCGGGCATCAGGCGGTGCGCATCAACCCCGAGACCGCGAGCGATGAGGAGATCCGCACCCTCATCGCCGAGGACCTCCCCCGCAAACAGCGGCGCGGGCCGGCCGAGCACCAGCAGGGCGACCGTGACCCCGTCGCCGAGCTCGAGGAGCTCACCGGTCTCGAGCCCGTCAAGCATCGGGTGCGGATGCTCTCCGCCGAGCTCAAGGCCGGCGAGCTGCGCCGTCGGGCGGGACTGCAGGTGCAGGAGCCCTCCCGGCACCTGGTGTTCGTCGGCAACCCGGGCACGGCGAAGACGACGGTGGCGCGAATCCTTGCCCGCATCTACCAGAGCGCCGGCATCCTGGACCACGGTCACCTGGTGGAGGTCTCCCGCGCGGATCTCGTGGGTCAGTACGTGGGCCACACCGCCCCGAGGACCATGGACAAGGTTCATGAGGCTCTCGGCGGTGTGCTGTTCATCGACGAGGCGTACACGCTGGCCCAAGGCTCCTCAGGAGGGGCCGATTTCGGCAAGGAGGCGATCGATACCCTGCTGAAGCTGATGGAAGATCATCGCCAGGATCTCGTGGTGATCGTGGCCGGCTACAGCCACCTGATGGCGGAGTTCCTCGATTCCAATCCCGGCCTCGCCTCCCGATTCCCCACGACCCTCGATTTCCCGGACTATGACGACGACCAGCTCGTGGAGATCTTCCGCAGCATCGCCATCGGCGCAGGCCTCGAGCTCGCCGAGGGCACCGAGGACGCCGTGCGGGCCCTCATGCCGACCCCTCGCCCGAACGGCTTCGGCAACGGTCGGGCCGTACGGAACGCCTTCGAGGCTGCGCTGAGCCGTCAGGCGCTGCGGGTCGTCGAGCTGCCGGAGGCGACGACCGAGGAGATCCGCATCCTGAGACCGGAGGACATCGGCAGCTGA
- a CDS encoding ABC transporter substrate-binding protein, producing the protein MTQAKWTGTRRSFIAASAAVAGAGALSACGGGGGGGGDSTTLNVTLANHVWTDLITKKISEFEDDTGITVTVTQLSEDQLVDNYKVKLNAGSKDIDVMMYRPLQVGKLFGQSGYLLDISDKVGDAGDWNWDDFQKGPVELTTYEDQTVGVPIITESEMVYFRKDLLKASGLDVPTTMEELENAAKTIKEDNSGTAGIVMRSQASAAVTQFSGFLYSFGGTWIDDSGNSAIASAEAKEAYAFYGNLLHSYGPDQMSTDMSWPEASAIFAQGNAGFWIDASSLYQNVYDPEKSKIADQVGFTPFPAGPDGSKPYNVAAWALAINGESPNQDNAWKFIQWATSPEMTLEIQKEGVPSARTSVWDDPAGTESYPEELAEAIAKNAENGVGYDRPRVNGVAQAREIVGGPIVAGISGGDSDAAADDANAQFQELLDGEK; encoded by the coding sequence ATGACGCAGGCGAAGTGGACGGGCACACGAAGGTCGTTCATTGCGGCGAGTGCCGCAGTGGCGGGCGCGGGCGCTCTGAGCGCCTGCGGGGGCGGCGGTGGTGGCGGCGGCGACTCGACCACGCTGAACGTCACCCTGGCGAACCATGTCTGGACCGACCTCATCACGAAGAAGATCTCGGAGTTCGAGGACGATACGGGCATCACCGTGACGGTGACCCAGCTGAGCGAGGATCAGCTGGTCGACAACTACAAGGTCAAGCTCAACGCGGGATCCAAAGACATCGACGTGATGATGTACCGGCCCCTGCAGGTCGGCAAGCTGTTCGGGCAGAGCGGGTATCTGCTGGACATCTCCGACAAGGTCGGCGATGCCGGGGACTGGAACTGGGACGACTTCCAGAAGGGCCCCGTCGAGCTGACCACCTATGAGGACCAGACCGTCGGCGTCCCGATCATCACCGAGAGCGAGATGGTCTACTTCCGCAAGGACCTCCTGAAGGCCTCCGGTCTCGACGTGCCCACCACGATGGAGGAGCTGGAGAACGCGGCCAAGACGATCAAGGAGGACAACTCCGGCACGGCAGGCATCGTGATGCGCAGCCAGGCCTCCGCCGCGGTCACCCAGTTCTCGGGCTTCCTCTACAGCTTCGGCGGCACCTGGATCGATGACAGCGGCAACTCCGCCATCGCCAGTGCCGAGGCCAAGGAGGCCTACGCCTTCTACGGCAACCTCCTGCACAGCTACGGGCCCGATCAGATGAGCACCGACATGAGCTGGCCCGAGGCCTCGGCGATCTTCGCCCAGGGCAACGCCGGTTTCTGGATCGACGCCTCGAGCCTGTACCAGAACGTCTACGACCCGGAGAAGTCCAAGATCGCCGATCAGGTCGGCTTCACCCCCTTCCCTGCCGGTCCCGACGGCTCCAAGCCCTACAACGTCGCCGCCTGGGCTCTGGCCATCAACGGCGAGTCCCCCAACCAGGACAACGCCTGGAAGTTCATCCAGTGGGCCACCAGCCCCGAGATGACGCTCGAGATCCAGAAGGAGGGTGTGCCCAGCGCCCGCACCTCCGTCTGGGACGACCCCGCCGGCACCGAGAGCTACCCCGAGGAGCTCGCTGAAGCTATCGCGAAGAACGCCGAGAACGGAGTGGGCTACGACCGACCGCGCGTGAACGGGGTGGCCCAGGCCCGCGAGATCGTGGGCGGCCCCATCGTCGCGGGGATCAGCGGCGGGGACTCCGATGCCGCCGCCGACGACGCGAACGCGCAGTTCCAGGAGCTCCTGGACGGCGAGAAGTAA
- a CDS encoding Abi family protein: protein MVEYTKAWLPLEKQVERLVARGLEIDDEGRAVDLLRSVGYYRLTGYLYPFLRSEERVEDGRTRRRVLSSYLPGTALHHAECIIDFDRRLRMLVMEGAERLEVALRMRTGYVLGEASAFAHEDPACFTEAFTAPRTDSRDPRASPHVLWLQRVKEVRDKSDELFVEHFREKYDGRMPIWALTELLEMGQLSRVYRGMLQPDAEKIASAFGAPTKKIMTSWLASLNYVRNVAAHHARLFNRKLQNAPSRPAVGKVPLLDHLSAPDSPKRDFGTYNALAVIAYLLMHVDTDSSWAHSLVELLHDFPTSHALSVRSIGAPDGWEGLPLWQM, encoded by the coding sequence TCTCCTCCGATCTGTCGGGTACTACCGACTCACCGGCTACCTGTACCCGTTTCTTCGCTCGGAGGAGCGGGTCGAGGACGGCCGCACACGGAGGCGTGTGCTCAGCAGCTACCTGCCAGGAACCGCGCTCCACCACGCGGAGTGCATCATCGATTTCGACCGACGATTGCGCATGCTGGTCATGGAAGGAGCTGAACGCCTCGAAGTCGCTCTACGGATGAGGACCGGATACGTCCTCGGGGAGGCGTCGGCCTTCGCCCACGAGGACCCTGCGTGCTTCACCGAGGCGTTCACGGCCCCGCGTACGGACAGCCGAGATCCCCGTGCCAGTCCGCATGTGCTGTGGTTGCAGCGCGTCAAGGAGGTGCGGGACAAATCTGATGAACTGTTCGTAGAGCACTTCCGGGAGAAGTATGACGGGCGAATGCCGATCTGGGCGCTCACCGAGCTGCTTGAGATGGGCCAGCTCTCCCGCGTGTACCGAGGGATGCTCCAACCGGATGCGGAGAAGATCGCTTCTGCGTTCGGCGCGCCGACGAAGAAGATCATGACCAGTTGGCTGGCCAGTCTGAACTACGTGCGGAACGTGGCTGCTCATCACGCCAGACTCTTCAACCGGAAACTCCAGAACGCACCGTCACGCCCGGCCGTGGGGAAGGTTCCGCTCCTCGATCATCTCAGCGCCCCCGATTCGCCCAAGAGAGACTTCGGCACCTACAACGCTCTGGCCGTGATCGCCTACCTGCTGATGCACGTCGACACCGATTCTTCGTGGGCGCATAGTCTGGTGGAGTTGCTGCACGACTTCCCGACTTCACATGCGCTTTCGGTCAGATCGATCGGAGCGCCCGACGGATGGGAAGGGCTGCCGCTCTGGCAGATGTGA
- the cmtR gene encoding Cd(II)/Pb(II)-sensing metalloregulatory transcriptional regulator CmtR — MLTSASRLDVMNRLGRAMADPTRSRILLSLLEKPGYPAVLATELELTRTNVSNHLACLRGCGIVVTVPEGRRTRYEIADAHLTTALGALVQTVLAVDDGLPCTDEHCTVPLCCTAPADIAEAVR; from the coding sequence ATGCTGACCAGTGCCTCACGTCTCGACGTCATGAACCGGCTGGGCCGCGCGATGGCGGATCCCACCCGCTCCCGCATCCTGCTGTCCCTGCTCGAGAAGCCCGGCTACCCGGCCGTGCTCGCCACTGAGCTGGAGCTGACCCGCACGAACGTCTCGAACCATCTGGCGTGCCTGCGCGGCTGCGGGATCGTCGTCACCGTCCCGGAGGGTCGGCGCACCCGCTACGAGATTGCCGACGCGCACCTCACCACGGCACTCGGCGCCCTGGTGCAGACGGTGCTGGCGGTGGATGACGGGCTCCCCTGCACCGATGAGCACTGCACGGTCCCGCTGTGCTGCACCGCTCCGGCCGACATCGCGGAGGCAGTCCGATGA